The DNA region TAGGCCATGAGAATACCCTTGGAACCTAGCGACGTCACACCACCCCCTTGGACGGTTCCCCTGTTGATCGTGACGTATTCCCGGAGGATGTTGTCATGGCCGATCGTCACCTTGGTCGGCTCGCCTTTATAGGCGAGGTGCTGAGGAGGCCCTCCGATGGAGGCAAAGGGGTGCACTTCGTTTCGTTCTCCAATCTCCGTCCACCCCTCGACATTCACATGAGAGTGGAGGCGGCTCCCCTTTCCAATGACCACGTGTTCTCCAACGACACAGAAGGGCCCTACCTCGACATCAGTATCGAGCGTGGCCTTGGGATGGACAATCGCTGATGGATGTATCTTCACACCTGCCCCCTTTAAAATTAGTCAGCCTTGAACCACGCTCTTCCGACCATATGCGCGTCCGACCTTGTGGCCCGGAGGTTGACACGTGACAATGATTGATTATTGCGTTTCGGCCTTTTCGTCCATCACCATCGCCGTGACCACAGCCTCGCACACCACCTCATTGTCGACGAATGCCTTCCCCTGCATCTTCCAGAACGGCGGACGCTTCTTGAGCACATCGATCTCTAACCGAAGCTGATCACCCGGCACGACCGGTTTCCTGAATTTTGCTTCTTCAACTCCCGTCAAATACATGATGGTTTTACCGACCGTCCCTCCCGACTTGAACACCAGCACCCCTCCCACCTGCGCCATGGCCTCGATCAACAGCACCCCCGGCATGACCGGGCGCCCTGGAAAATGACCTTGAAAAAACGGCTCATTGATCGTGACATTCTTGATCCCGATGATTCGCTTATGTGGCTCAAACTCTTTGACCCGATCCACCAATAGGAAGGGGTACCGGTGGGGAAGTAATGCTTGAATTTCAGCCTGCTCGACCGATGCCATTGCCCTGCCTCCTCTCTGTCCTTGACCTAAGGGTTTTGCCGATCAAATTCTTTGACGACCAATTCCGTCACATCCAATGCAGCCCGATGATAGAGCACGACGCGAAGCACCGAATCATTACCCTTGTCGAGAATGGCCGCATAGCCTTCTCTTTGAGCGACGGCTTGCGCAGCGGCCGCAATCTTTTTTGAATATTCCGCGACCATTTCACCTCGCTTCTGCTGAACCTCACGATTGAACTCTTGCACCCGATGCTGATAGGCCTCCACCTTGCCCCTCAACTGTTCTTCCTTCTCTTGCCGGACAGCATCGGCGAGCTTGGCGTTCGGGTCTTCCAGCGATTGCTGTAATTCCTTGAGTTCCTGCTCGTCAGAATTGATAATCTTCTGTCTGGTCTGGGCATAGCCCGCCATATCTTCCAACGCCGCCTTCCCCGCCTTACTCCGCTCAAAGACGAGCTGTTGATCCATCACCCCCACCTTAAGCGGATCTCCCGCATAAAGAGGCGCCGCCCATTGAGCCACAGACCACAGAACAGCCACCACGATCATTTTGGTACGATTCATCATGACCTACCTCCCGCAGACACTATGGATATTCGCGGTTAAACGCTTCGATCACTTGGTTTGAAATATCCAACCCCTCTTCATGATAGATGGTTGCCCCCCCCTTGCTCTTATCAACCACCACCTGCACGCTCAAACTCTTTGCGACCTTGGCGACCACCGCTTCGACCTTGTCACGAAACCCTTCCAGGACATCCTTCTGCTTTTCTTGAACTTCGCGATTCAACTCCGCGGCCTTTTGTTGATACTCCTGCATGCGTCGACGAAATTGTTCCTCACGCTCCCGTTTCGCCGTGGGACTCAGGACGGACGCTTGTCGTGCGAAATCCTCCTCCATCCGCCGCAACTCCCTCTCCTCCGACTCCATCAAGGCCTGTCGGTTCTTGGAGAAGGAGGCTAGAATATCCTTCGCCCGCTTCCCCGCGTTGGTTTCGTTCAGGAGACGCTGAGCGTTGATCACCCCTACCTTGCTCTCAAACTTGACTCCCGAACCCGCACATCCACCGACAAGCAACACGATACCCAATACTCCCGATATCCACCCAAGCCGCCATACCGAGTACCGTGACCACGTCCTATGCACACTCAACTCCCTCACAACAACACTCCCTTTAGAACAAGGTTCCGATCGTGAACTCGAACACGCCGGCTCGCTCACCGGTTTTCGCGTCGAGATTGATTCCGTAAGCCACTCGCAAGGGGCCGAAGGGAGAGATCCATCGACCCTCAAGACCCGCAGCGGGCCGCAAATTGATCGACAACGGCTCATCGTCATCAAACCCTTTGCCATAGTCGAAAAAAATGACACCGTTCAATTTGGCTTCCGCCGAAATCGTGAAGATCAACTCGCTGCTGAAAATCAACTGTTTGGCCGCACCGAAGGGCGCACGAGTCGTCGGAACGACGGGACCGGCTCGTCCGAACGCAAATCCGCGCATGGTATTGATCCCGCCCACGAAGAATCGTTCACTGAGTGGAATCCGCGTCGAGCCACCCATCGCCTGGACCTCTCCGTAGCGAGCCCGCAGCGACACTCGCATGTCGAACGGCAGCGGAGTGACCTTGATCACATCGACATGGTACTTAATGAAATTATTGGTCCCACCCATCAGCGGCGTCCCGATATCAAACCCACCGCCGATCCGCCAACCAGTCCGAGGGTCAAGGTAGTAGTCTCTCGTATCCCGAAAGAGCGCAAAACGAAATCCCGTCGACGACTGTGTTCCCAACTGGCGACAGAC from Candidatus Nitrospira nitrosa includes:
- a CDS encoding OmpH family outer membrane protein produces the protein MHRTWSRYSVWRLGWISGVLGIVLLVGGCAGSGVKFESKVGVINAQRLLNETNAGKRAKDILASFSKNRQALMESEERELRRMEEDFARQASVLSPTAKREREEQFRRRMQEYQQKAAELNREVQEKQKDVLEGFRDKVEAVVAKVAKSLSVQVVVDKSKGGATIYHEEGLDISNQVIEAFNREYP
- the fabZ gene encoding 3-hydroxyacyl-ACP dehydratase FabZ; amino-acid sequence: MASVEQAEIQALLPHRYPFLLVDRVKEFEPHKRIIGIKNVTINEPFFQGHFPGRPVMPGVLLIEAMAQVGGVLVFKSGGTVGKTIMYLTGVEEAKFRKPVVPGDQLRLEIDVLKKRPPFWKMQGKAFVDNEVVCEAVVTAMVMDEKAETQ
- a CDS encoding OmpH family outer membrane protein — protein: MMNRTKMIVVAVLWSVAQWAAPLYAGDPLKVGVMDQQLVFERSKAGKAALEDMAGYAQTRQKIINSDEQELKELQQSLEDPNAKLADAVRQEKEEQLRGKVEAYQHRVQEFNREVQQKRGEMVAEYSKKIAAAAQAVAQREGYAAILDKGNDSVLRVVLYHRAALDVTELVVKEFDRQNP